A region of Desulfovibrio sp. DNA encodes the following proteins:
- a CDS encoding acetate--CoA ligase family protein — protein sequence MERNDQLHSLFSPDTVAVVGASRSPGKVGYLVVSNLLAAGYQGKIFPVNPHGGEILGLPAALSVNELPMGLDLAVICVPRPEVLPCLKELAGIAVKAVIVITAGFREVGHQGYYLEEEAASLCRKHGIVMLGPNCLGLVNTANGLNATFSPAVPVKGNIAFFSQSGALCISILDSAHGNGIGFSKFISLGNKAMLDETRMLTYLKDDPETKVILGYVENIADGQAFIRAAQESTIVKPVIVIKSGTTPAGARAASSHTGTMAGSEDAYQAAFTQSGIMRVRGVEDMLHLAVAFSSQPLPLGPNLCVVTNSGGPGILAADAAERTKLNMAPLRGQTVDQLKHFLPRYAALYNPVDIIGDADAERFAKALEVVAADPMVHMVLALLTPTPAVDVEAVARAVAEQAKVSGKPMVACFMGEATVAKAREILRLAHVPCYDYPEPAVEALDALFRHSEWKKRPLPVEVCYVSNKYQAQDVLAKAKAKGFTELVEFMAQDVLKAYGLPVPKTILARTSDEAVQAAKNIGFPVVIKIASPQISHKSDVGGVVVGIEDEEELRQAFLTVTNRAKRVKEAYVMGCVVQEMAPKGSREVFAGFKRDPQFGPLILFGLGGVYVEVLRDISFRLAPLSLLDVGEMVREIRSYPILRGVRGEAPVDFHAIEDILLTLSQIAVDFPEIEECDFNPIMANPAGALVVDARFTLGKPGAEEG from the coding sequence ATGGAACGAAACGACCAGTTGCATTCGCTCTTTTCTCCCGACACCGTGGCGGTGGTCGGCGCATCCCGCTCGCCCGGCAAGGTGGGGTACCTTGTGGTGTCCAACCTTCTGGCTGCCGGGTATCAGGGGAAAATTTTTCCGGTCAACCCCCATGGCGGAGAAATCCTGGGTCTCCCGGCTGCGCTCTCGGTCAATGAGCTGCCTATGGGCCTGGATCTGGCCGTCATTTGCGTGCCCAGGCCCGAGGTGTTGCCTTGTCTTAAAGAGCTGGCCGGCATAGCGGTCAAGGCAGTCATCGTCATCACCGCCGGATTCCGGGAGGTCGGCCACCAGGGCTACTACCTGGAAGAAGAGGCCGCAAGCCTTTGCCGAAAGCACGGCATCGTGATGCTCGGGCCCAACTGCCTTGGGCTGGTCAATACCGCAAACGGTTTGAACGCCACCTTCTCGCCGGCCGTCCCGGTGAAAGGCAACATCGCCTTCTTTTCCCAATCCGGCGCACTGTGCATCTCCATCTTGGACTCGGCCCATGGCAATGGCATCGGCTTTTCCAAGTTCATAAGCCTGGGCAACAAGGCCATGCTCGATGAGACCAGGATGCTTACCTACTTAAAGGACGATCCGGAAACCAAGGTCATTTTAGGCTACGTGGAGAACATCGCCGACGGCCAGGCATTTATCAGGGCGGCTCAGGAATCCACGATCGTGAAACCGGTGATCGTTATCAAATCAGGCACCACGCCTGCGGGAGCGCGTGCAGCTTCCAGCCACACAGGAACCATGGCCGGTTCCGAGGACGCCTATCAGGCCGCTTTCACCCAGTCCGGTATCATGCGGGTTCGCGGCGTGGAGGACATGCTGCATCTGGCCGTTGCCTTTTCCTCCCAACCTCTCCCACTGGGTCCGAACCTCTGCGTGGTGACGAACTCGGGAGGGCCGGGCATCCTGGCGGCGGACGCGGCCGAGCGGACCAAGCTCAACATGGCGCCGCTTCGGGGCCAGACCGTTGACCAGCTCAAACACTTTCTGCCCAGATATGCGGCGCTTTACAACCCGGTGGACATCATCGGGGACGCCGACGCCGAGCGCTTCGCCAAAGCCCTGGAGGTGGTTGCAGCCGACCCGATGGTGCACATGGTTCTGGCTTTGCTCACCCCGACTCCGGCTGTGGATGTCGAAGCCGTGGCCCGCGCCGTGGCCGAGCAGGCAAAGGTCAGCGGCAAGCCCATGGTGGCCTGCTTCATGGGAGAGGCCACCGTGGCCAAGGCCCGGGAAATACTGCGGCTGGCCCACGTACCGTGTTACGACTACCCCGAACCTGCGGTGGAGGCCCTGGACGCCCTTTTCCGCCACTCAGAGTGGAAGAAAAGGCCCTTGCCGGTGGAAGTGTGCTACGTATCCAACAAGTATCAGGCCCAGGACGTACTGGCCAAGGCCAAGGCCAAAGGCTTCACTGAGCTTGTAGAATTCATGGCCCAGGACGTGCTCAAGGCTTACGGGTTGCCCGTGCCCAAGACCATACTGGCCAGAACCTCGGATGAGGCCGTGCAGGCGGCCAAGAACATCGGCTTTCCGGTGGTCATCAAGATCGCCTCGCCTCAGATCTCCCACAAGTCCGACGTGGGCGGCGTGGTGGTGGGCATAGAAGACGAGGAAGAACTCCGGCAGGCTTTTCTTACGGTAACCAACAGGGCCAAGCGGGTGAAGGAAGCCTACGTCATGGGCTGCGTGGTGCAGGAAATGGCCCCAAAGGGGTCACGGGAGGTCTTTGCCGGATTCAAGCGCGATCCGCAGTTCGGCCCCTTGATCCTTTTCGGCCTGGGCGGCGTGTACGTGGAAGTTCTGCGGGACATCTCTTTCCGCCTTGCCCCGCTGTCTCTTCTGGACGTCGGGGAGATGGTCCGGGAGATCAGGAGCTACCCCATCCTGCGCGGAGTTCGCGGCGAGGCTCCGGTCGACTTCCACGCCATTGAGGATATTCTGCTCACACTCTCGCAAATCGCGGTGGATTTCCCCGAGATCGAGGAGTGTGATTTCAACCCGATCATGGCCAATCCGGCTGGGGCGCTCGTGGTGGACGCCCGTTTCACGCTGGGCAAACCGGGGGCAGAGGAAGGTTGA
- the rnc gene encoding ribonuclease III, translated as MTEDALKTLQESISYRFGQVKLLATALTHSSFANEQGCDHNERLEFLGDAVLELAVSEELFNRFPNAPEGALTKLRAKLVSMPSLADLAKTLGLESYIYLGKGEESQGGRERDSLLSDALEALLGAVFLDGGYEAAKHVVLGLFTPRWPQEVEPPKTRDYKSRLQELTQREHKSRPIYRLLGSTGPEHEKLFEVEICLPDGRTVLARGTSVKKAEQAAARQALEILDPS; from the coding sequence ATGACGGAAGATGCGCTGAAAACCCTCCAAGAGTCTATTTCCTATCGCTTTGGGCAAGTCAAGCTGCTGGCGACCGCCCTCACCCACAGCTCGTTCGCCAACGAGCAGGGCTGCGACCACAACGAACGCCTGGAATTCCTGGGGGATGCGGTGCTGGAACTGGCGGTTTCCGAAGAACTCTTCAACCGTTTCCCCAATGCTCCTGAAGGCGCTCTTACAAAACTAAGGGCCAAGCTGGTCAGTATGCCAAGCCTCGCGGATTTGGCCAAAACCCTGGGCCTGGAATCCTATATCTACCTGGGCAAAGGAGAGGAAAGCCAGGGCGGCAGAGAGAGGGATTCCCTGCTTTCCGACGCGCTTGAGGCGCTCTTGGGAGCGGTATTCCTAGATGGCGGATACGAGGCGGCCAAGCATGTGGTGTTGGGGCTCTTTACTCCCAGGTGGCCCCAGGAAGTCGAACCACCCAAGACCCGGGATTACAAAAGCAGGCTCCAGGAACTGACCCAGCGCGAACACAAGTCACGCCCGATATACAGACTTTTGGGCAGCACGGGGCCGGAGCATGAGAAGCTCTTCGAGGTGGAAATCTGCCTGCCGGATGGCAGAACGGTCCTGGCCAGGGGGACAAGCGTGAAGAAAGCCGAACAGGCAGCAGCCAGACAAGCTCTTGAAATATTGGATCCTTCCTAG
- a CDS encoding flagellin has product MSLVINHNLMAMNASRNLAYSYDQLGVSTRRLSSGLRVGTAADDAAGLAIRELMRADISSINQGVRNANDAISMIQTADGALQVIDEKLIRMKELATQASTGTYTSDQRLIIDSEYQAMASEITRIASATNFNGIYLLNGNLSGTTHDGTGMNPVGKIKIHFGTGNSSAEDYYFINIGCSTASALGLGHTSANTTGAGQSISTQDLAQKTVAMLNSAIVSKDKIRAQLGATQNRLQNTVQNLQIQAENLQAAESRISDVDVATEMTQFVREQILTQAAVAMLAQANSLPKMAMQLIQG; this is encoded by the coding sequence ATGTCCCTGGTCATCAACCACAACTTAATGGCAATGAACGCCTCGAGGAACTTGGCGTACTCGTACGACCAACTCGGCGTATCCACTCGCCGCCTGTCCTCAGGCCTTCGCGTGGGCACCGCGGCTGACGACGCCGCCGGCCTGGCCATTCGCGAACTCATGCGCGCCGACATCAGCTCCATCAACCAAGGCGTGCGCAACGCCAACGATGCGATCTCCATGATCCAGACCGCCGACGGCGCGCTCCAGGTCATCGACGAAAAGCTCATCCGCATGAAGGAGCTGGCGACCCAGGCGTCCACCGGTACGTACACATCCGACCAGCGTCTGATCATCGATTCCGAATATCAGGCCATGGCTTCGGAAATCACCCGTATCGCCAGCGCCACCAACTTTAACGGCATCTATCTGCTTAACGGCAACCTTTCGGGCACCACCCACGACGGTACAGGCATGAACCCCGTGGGCAAGATCAAGATCCACTTCGGCACCGGCAACTCCAGCGCCGAAGACTACTATTTCATCAACATCGGCTGCTCCACCGCCTCGGCCCTTGGCCTGGGGCACACCTCCGCCAACACCACGGGTGCAGGGCAATCCATTTCCACACAGGATCTCGCCCAGAAGACCGTGGCCATGCTCAACTCGGCCATCGTGTCCAAGGATAAGATCCGCGCCCAGCTTGGCGCCACCCAGAACCGCCTGCAGAACACCGTGCAGAACCTGCAGATCCAGGCTGAAAACCTGCAGGCAGCGGAATCGCGGATCTCGGACGTGGACGTGGCCACCGAAATGACCCAGTTCGTTCGCGAGCAGATCCTGACCCAGGCAGCTGTTGCCATGCTTGCCCAGGCCAACAGCCTGCCCAAGATGGCTATGCAGCTCATCCAGGGTTAG
- a CDS encoding flagellar hook protein FlgE, translating to MSLSTSMWTGVTGLSAHGEKMGVIGNNLANVNTTGYKSQRMDFQDFLYTTIATAAGTQQLGQGVRIQDILSDFSQGALQTTNQTTDMAISGTGFFEVRDAYNQATHYTRAGNFTFNKNGYLVNPNNYTVQGWQVNRNALRQMEATGETVTSVPTQGTVTDVRLDTLALAAQATTAVSLVSNLDPRTTQKTTSTTDPFFSMFQNYNFNPAQPTATAMPDTAFGFQNTIKVYDQRGASHTLSVYYDRVSDVSGREYWQYMVTCPPLEDGRTFTIGGVSQQMISNSKAGVLMLGTLAFNDSGALQNITAYTLNGNSFTNPVSNLSDWTLADISSSAGYPEFTANFRSVSGANYTTASNAVSISMNFGLKNTTTSWNTSATDASMLGQAHLSNAALLQGINTDNIIRNNLSSTNFEAPSAPLYVSQDGYPPGTLQDISVSSDGVLTGKYSNGQSQELYVLALADFASPWGLRREGGNLYAQTTESGEAIEGRANTGRFGSISSNSLETSNVDMATQMVDMITTQRGFQANSKVITTADTMLSEIIQLKR from the coding sequence ATGAGTCTCTCAACATCGATGTGGACCGGTGTCACCGGTCTGTCCGCACATGGCGAAAAGATGGGCGTCATTGGCAACAATCTGGCGAACGTAAACACCACCGGCTACAAGTCGCAGAGGATGGACTTCCAGGACTTCCTCTACACGACCATTGCCACGGCGGCAGGTACCCAGCAGCTCGGACAGGGCGTGCGCATTCAGGACATTCTTTCCGACTTCAGCCAGGGGGCGCTGCAGACCACCAACCAGACCACCGACATGGCCATCTCCGGAACAGGCTTCTTTGAAGTACGCGATGCCTATAATCAGGCCACCCACTATACACGGGCCGGCAACTTCACGTTCAATAAGAACGGTTATCTGGTCAATCCGAACAACTACACCGTCCAGGGTTGGCAGGTTAACAGGAACGCCCTGCGGCAGATGGAAGCCACCGGGGAGACAGTCACCTCTGTGCCCACCCAGGGAACCGTCACGGACGTGCGCCTGGACACCCTTGCCCTGGCGGCGCAGGCCACAACCGCCGTGTCCCTGGTCTCGAACCTCGACCCGAGAACCACTCAGAAGACGACGAGCACCACGGATCCCTTCTTCTCCATGTTCCAGAACTACAACTTCAACCCGGCCCAGCCAACGGCCACGGCCATGCCGGACACCGCCTTCGGTTTCCAGAACACCATCAAGGTGTACGACCAGCGCGGCGCCTCCCACACCCTGTCCGTCTATTACGACAGGGTCTCGGACGTGAGCGGCCGGGAGTACTGGCAATACATGGTCACCTGCCCACCCCTGGAGGACGGACGCACCTTCACCATCGGCGGCGTAAGCCAGCAGATGATCTCCAACTCCAAGGCCGGCGTACTCATGCTGGGCACCCTGGCTTTCAACGATTCCGGGGCCCTGCAGAACATTACCGCCTACACGCTCAACGGCAATTCCTTCACCAACCCTGTCAGCAACCTGAGCGACTGGACTCTGGCAGACATATCAAGCTCCGCCGGATACCCGGAGTTCACTGCCAACTTCAGAAGTGTGTCCGGGGCGAACTACACAACAGCGTCGAACGCCGTGTCCATCTCGATGAACTTCGGGTTGAAGAATACCACGACAAGCTGGAATACCTCCGCCACGGATGCATCCATGCTTGGGCAGGCGCATCTGTCGAACGCCGCCCTGTTGCAGGGGATAAACACTGACAACATAATTCGAAACAACCTCTCCTCCACGAACTTCGAAGCACCATCGGCGCCGCTGTACGTGTCCCAGGACGGATATCCTCCGGGAACATTGCAGGACATCTCAGTCTCCTCAGACGGCGTGCTTACGGGCAAGTACTCCAACGGCCAATCGCAAGAGCTCTACGTTCTCGCACTGGCGGACTTCGCCAGCCCCTGGGGACTCAGGCGCGAGGGGGGAAACCTCTACGCACAAACGACAGAGTCGGGCGAGGCGATTGAGGGCCGGGCGAACACTGGTCGATTCGGGAGCATATCGAGCAACTCCCTTGAAACCTCCAACGTGGACATGGCCACCCAGATGGTGGACATGATCACCACCCAGAGAGGCTTCCAGGCCAACTCGAAGGTTATCACCACTGCGGACACCATGCTGAGCGAAATCATACAGCTCAAGCGTTAA
- a CDS encoding flagellar hook assembly protein FlgD: protein MSVDTITSSTAASQALASTTDKSKLGKNDFLALLIKQMQVQDPLNPMDDKEFVAQLAQFSSLEQLTNINTGIDKLNAATTQQQMFSAVGFIGKQVKAAGNTLAKTDDTVSSLYYTLGSAATKVSINIMDSNGNIIRTVDQGAKAAGEQAFQWDGKDSEGNAAANGLYTVGITTQTASGGSTLVKTAVTGIVSSIANNNGTYVLTTQDGRSLSFSDVLGVVDVKS from the coding sequence ATGAGCGTTGATACAATTACTTCCAGCACAGCGGCCAGCCAGGCCCTGGCATCGACCACCGACAAGTCGAAACTGGGCAAGAACGACTTCCTGGCCCTGCTCATCAAGCAGATGCAGGTGCAGGACCCCTTGAATCCCATGGATGACAAGGAATTCGTGGCCCAGCTGGCACAGTTCTCCAGCCTGGAGCAGCTCACCAACATTAATACTGGCATCGACAAGTTGAACGCCGCCACCACGCAGCAGCAGATGTTCTCGGCAGTGGGGTTCATAGGCAAGCAGGTGAAGGCCGCTGGGAACACGCTGGCCAAGACCGATGATACGGTGAGTTCGCTCTACTACACCCTGGGCAGCGCCGCGACCAAGGTGTCCATCAACATCATGGATTCCAACGGCAACATCATCCGGACCGTGGACCAGGGCGCCAAGGCGGCCGGTGAGCAGGCCTTCCAGTGGGACGGCAAGGACTCGGAGGGCAATGCCGCTGCCAACGGTCTCTACACGGTTGGCATAACCACGCAGACCGCGAGCGGGGGCTCGACCCTGGTCAAGACAGCGGTGACCGGCATCGTCTCCAGCATAGCAAACAACAACGGCACGTACGTGCTGACCACCCAGGATGGAAGAAGCCTGAGCTTCTCTGACGTCCTTGGCGTGGTGGATGTGAAGTCTTAA
- a CDS encoding flagellar hook-length control protein FliK, with amino-acid sequence MQILPTVGSTLGILPLDRFTKVNAAGKGVGLFESLLKLNAQGSAAKGKLASLQNLGQATSDSSNEVLSAAQTFVASGWKPSSVVPASTAKLAVPSMGSTKSDTSLRNVKMTQEDYAGLADKLVQAGVSKEKLEELGKKIQSPEGMTWGQFMFSVQQAVVEKFIKAEPVSDEDKSKVSSLLDRLGFDSKQTSALTDALANGKTGRAFNVISGKLKELDPSQTLTISASEMEALANTLKLSDSSKQKLLGLFGPQENLTLTPETMSQALGEAKGESLKLLSQVKDALKLVKDQVDPAMDKATARVDITQNVINAKVESSHVKTSSLLKEPQSIAAPVKEEVKNDAPKAASPDKAAESGTQRPEANALHRDGRQPGSQSSGSEKENSQESKSSHERSWGEFVSKIRAEGASQTSPDGSAAYAQGVSSNLFSQAQKMAQTTEGHAGTTQSSQLLDQVESGILKNLGQGTKQLSLELSPENLGKLNVILTVKGKEVQAVIRAESPEAEKVLAENMSQLKQALENQGLTVSRLEVRTGLSQDSNLGQQWAGADKHNLSQEKREALERMRTSTLLAGGSDELVHQMQYSGTAVKISQGGLDIVA; translated from the coding sequence ATGCAAATCCTTCCCACTGTAGGCTCCACTCTCGGTATTCTCCCGCTGGATCGCTTCACTAAAGTGAATGCCGCGGGCAAGGGGGTCGGCCTTTTTGAGAGCTTGCTCAAACTGAATGCGCAGGGTTCTGCTGCCAAAGGGAAGCTGGCTTCATTACAGAATTTGGGCCAGGCAACTTCGGATTCCAGCAATGAAGTGTTGAGCGCGGCACAAACCTTTGTTGCCTCCGGCTGGAAGCCATCTTCGGTCGTGCCTGCTTCCACGGCCAAGCTTGCAGTGCCCAGCATGGGGAGCACCAAGAGCGACACCTCGCTGCGCAACGTGAAAATGACCCAGGAAGATTATGCCGGACTGGCGGACAAGCTTGTGCAGGCAGGGGTCTCCAAGGAAAAGCTCGAGGAACTGGGAAAAAAGATCCAGAGCCCGGAAGGAATGACCTGGGGTCAGTTCATGTTTTCAGTGCAGCAGGCCGTGGTGGAAAAGTTCATCAAGGCAGAGCCTGTCAGCGATGAAGACAAGTCCAAGGTGTCATCGCTTCTCGACCGTCTGGGTTTTGATTCCAAGCAGACCAGCGCTCTCACCGACGCGCTGGCCAACGGCAAAACCGGCCGTGCGTTCAATGTGATTTCCGGCAAGCTCAAGGAGCTCGACCCGAGCCAGACCCTGACCATTTCCGCGAGCGAAATGGAGGCTCTGGCCAATACCTTGAAGCTCTCTGATTCGTCCAAGCAGAAGCTGCTCGGGTTGTTCGGCCCTCAGGAAAACCTGACCTTGACCCCGGAGACCATGAGCCAGGCGCTCGGTGAGGCCAAGGGCGAGTCCTTGAAGCTGTTGTCTCAGGTCAAGGACGCTTTGAAGCTGGTCAAGGATCAGGTTGATCCCGCCATGGACAAGGCCACAGCGCGCGTTGACATCACGCAAAACGTCATCAACGCCAAGGTGGAGTCCTCTCATGTGAAGACCTCGTCCCTGCTGAAAGAGCCTCAAAGCATCGCGGCTCCGGTCAAGGAGGAAGTCAAGAACGACGCTCCCAAGGCCGCCAGCCCGGACAAGGCGGCGGAGTCCGGCACTCAGAGGCCAGAGGCCAATGCATTGCATAGAGACGGCCGCCAGCCTGGCTCGCAGTCTTCGGGCAGCGAGAAGGAAAACTCTCAGGAGAGCAAAAGTTCACACGAACGATCGTGGGGCGAATTCGTGAGCAAGATACGCGCGGAAGGGGCTTCCCAGACATCGCCCGACGGGAGCGCGGCATACGCTCAAGGAGTGTCGTCCAACCTGTTTTCGCAGGCTCAGAAAATGGCCCAGACAACGGAAGGGCATGCCGGAACGACCCAGTCCAGTCAGCTCCTGGACCAGGTGGAGTCGGGCATTCTGAAGAATCTGGGGCAGGGGACCAAGCAATTGTCATTGGAGCTTTCTCCTGAAAACCTGGGCAAGCTGAACGTGATCCTTACGGTAAAGGGAAAGGAAGTTCAGGCCGTCATACGGGCGGAGTCCCCCGAAGCGGAGAAGGTTCTGGCGGAAAACATGAGCCAGCTCAAGCAGGCCCTTGAGAATCAGGGACTGACCGTCTCCAGGCTGGAAGTCCGCACGGGCCTGTCCCAGGATTCCAACCTTGGGCAGCAGTGGGCTGGCGCGGACAAGCACAATCTCTCGCAGGAAAAGCGGGAAGCCTTGGAGCGGATGCGCACGTCGACGCTTTTGGCTGGGGGAAGCGATGAGTTGGTCCATCAAATGCAGTATAGTGGCACAGCGGTAAAAATTTCCCAGGGCGGATTGGACATAGTGGCGTAG
- a CDS encoding glycosyltransferase family 9 protein: MNTEPVLVLQMQRMGDIILSFPLFLWTKRTSPDHPVWVVAEPTFYNELLGVSPPVTYLPWTATSELAARSYKLILNLSHRPEASELAGSLQAGLKFGAVRTQSGLHVHGRWQLYRAALTGNNRHNRFHWSELNALDCVDPGSFSSTHFDLPRSNNSDNHAVGLFLGASEEIKRPDAWFWASLARELEKRGLKVVLLGGPDDRALCQEVKRLYTGRVVDACGQFGLREFAAVGQTLSMMITPDTGPMHLAAWSGLLTLNLSMGPVNPWETGPYPPGHYVLRANMSCLDCWHCRFESPRCLDHFDPAQVAYMTWRLLTPRDANKVFVPPGTRLYRTGRTPEGFYDLIPLGGAEKRASDYLGDFWRGVFGAFFGLWGTEKPKQSWEALSLAYPYLAKSFSRSTAKLAARIRELVVSGTPPGEDFWTSSPPMLRPLSGYMHMYLENADFSRGALAQCLETIELMRTIQS; this comes from the coding sequence ATGAACACGGAACCGGTTCTCGTCTTACAAATGCAGCGCATGGGGGACATCATCCTGTCCTTCCCGCTGTTCCTCTGGACAAAACGCACCTCTCCTGACCACCCCGTCTGGGTTGTGGCCGAGCCGACGTTCTACAACGAACTGCTGGGCGTTTCTCCCCCCGTCACCTACCTGCCCTGGACGGCAACCAGCGAGCTTGCTGCCAGGAGCTACAAGCTCATCCTGAACTTGAGTCACCGGCCTGAGGCCTCCGAGCTGGCCGGCAGTTTGCAAGCCGGACTTAAATTTGGCGCGGTGCGCACGCAGTCCGGCCTGCATGTACATGGCCGGTGGCAACTGTATCGGGCAGCGCTTACCGGAAACAACCGGCACAACCGTTTCCATTGGTCTGAGCTCAACGCCCTGGACTGCGTGGATCCGGGGAGTTTCTCTTCCACACATTTCGATCTCCCCCGCAGCAACAATTCGGACAACCATGCGGTGGGCTTGTTTCTCGGCGCAAGTGAAGAGATCAAACGCCCTGATGCCTGGTTCTGGGCATCTCTAGCCAGGGAGTTAGAAAAACGGGGGCTCAAGGTCGTACTGTTGGGGGGACCGGACGACAGGGCTCTGTGCCAGGAAGTCAAACGGCTCTATACGGGAAGGGTGGTGGACGCCTGCGGGCAGTTTGGCCTGCGGGAGTTCGCGGCCGTGGGGCAGACCCTCTCCATGATGATCACGCCGGATACCGGTCCCATGCATTTGGCAGCCTGGTCCGGCCTCTTGACCCTCAACCTCTCAATGGGGCCGGTGAATCCCTGGGAAACCGGCCCATACCCGCCGGGCCATTATGTGCTGCGGGCGAACATGTCCTGCCTGGACTGCTGGCACTGCCGCTTCGAATCGCCCCGCTGCCTGGATCATTTCGATCCGGCCCAGGTAGCCTATATGACGTGGCGTTTGCTGACCCCTCGTGACGCCAACAAGGTATTCGTCCCCCCTGGAACGCGGTTGTACCGGACTGGACGCACTCCTGAAGGGTTTTACGACCTTATTCCTTTGGGCGGGGCTGAAAAAAGGGCATCGGATTACCTTGGCGATTTCTGGAGAGGTGTTTTCGGGGCGTTTTTCGGATTGTGGGGCACCGAGAAACCGAAACAATCCTGGGAGGCCCTTTCCCTCGCGTACCCCTACTTGGCCAAGAGTTTTTCAAGGTCCACGGCGAAGCTTGCCGCGCGGATTCGGGAATTGGTGGTGTCCGGCACTCCTCCTGGAGAGGACTTCTGGACCTCTTCGCCTCCCATGTTAAGGCCCTTGTCGGGATACATGCACATGTATTTGGAAAACGCCGATTTCTCGCGCGGGGCGCTGGCGCAATGCCTGGAGACAATAGAGCTGATGCGCACGATCCAATCCTGA
- a CDS encoding glycosyltransferase encodes MSIMSWLLETLPDPLRTALVHGCEGAGHLAACARLAGAAGHVRLAGELSLAAWVESPLDADLASQAAMFEHAPVAARELAAHVAQNTAPPNDLAYYRRLAERRDTAKIGNYLRLQSEKEPGNLFWERLNLTHALDAGDWDWAGSVLAGLPEPLARLLGGDVAMLRGEPEAALANYSRCARLWECPGLQIRLGQAHCAGGDFAQAVQWLKAGLVREPWRVQPLLVLNDIAWGQRKLRKALPGRVEVLLYTYNKVRDIDQTLESVFSSDLGGARVTVLDNGSTDDTSDVLAGWCGRLDPETMEVVSLPVNVGAPAARNWLMSLEHVRSGDWVVFLDDDVDLPKDWLAALGAAAALYPDAGVWGARVRDFSRPSHIQSADVFLEILPGDGQQLRRFSLSSCHHQTLDRGQFSYVRPCATVTGCCHFFRAKELASSGGFDLRYSPSQYDDLDHDIRLLLAGKVPVYQGHLAVSHFKSTGSQGAQGQAQYGIGWANQYKLHQKFEQDDFTRAALTADQTAWEDALAKWRANMGA; translated from the coding sequence GTGTCCATTATGTCCTGGCTGCTCGAAACACTCCCTGACCCTTTGCGAACCGCCCTGGTCCATGGCTGCGAAGGTGCCGGGCATCTGGCCGCGTGCGCACGTCTGGCCGGAGCCGCCGGACATGTGCGTCTTGCTGGTGAGCTCTCATTGGCGGCCTGGGTGGAGTCGCCTTTGGACGCCGACCTGGCCAGCCAGGCGGCGATGTTTGAACACGCTCCCGTGGCCGCTCGCGAGCTGGCGGCTCACGTGGCGCAAAATACCGCTCCCCCAAACGATCTCGCATACTACCGGCGCCTGGCTGAACGTCGCGACACCGCCAAGATCGGGAACTATCTTCGCCTGCAAAGCGAAAAAGAACCCGGCAACCTTTTCTGGGAACGCTTGAACCTAACCCATGCCCTGGACGCCGGAGATTGGGATTGGGCCGGTTCGGTCCTCGCCGGCCTGCCGGAACCCCTGGCCAGGCTTCTGGGTGGAGATGTGGCCATGCTGCGGGGAGAACCCGAGGCCGCGTTGGCCAATTATTCCCGATGCGCCCGTCTCTGGGAGTGTCCGGGGCTTCAAATACGGCTTGGCCAAGCCCATTGCGCGGGCGGAGATTTCGCTCAGGCGGTGCAATGGCTTAAGGCCGGTCTGGTCCGGGAGCCCTGGCGAGTGCAGCCCCTGTTGGTGCTCAACGATATCGCCTGGGGGCAGAGAAAGCTCCGGAAAGCGCTTCCGGGCCGGGTCGAAGTGCTCCTCTATACGTATAACAAGGTCCGGGACATCGATCAGACCCTTGAGAGCGTTTTCTCCAGTGATCTTGGTGGAGCCCGGGTGACCGTGCTGGACAACGGCAGCACTGACGATACCTCGGACGTTCTGGCAGGGTGGTGCGGCAGGTTGGACCCGGAGACAATGGAAGTGGTGAGCCTGCCGGTGAACGTGGGTGCTCCGGCGGCCCGTAATTGGCTCATGAGCCTTGAGCATGTGCGCTCAGGCGACTGGGTGGTTTTCCTTGATGATGACGTGGATCTTCCCAAGGACTGGCTTGCTGCCCTTGGCGCAGCGGCCGCGCTGTATCCCGACGCTGGCGTCTGGGGAGCAAGGGTGCGCGATTTCTCGCGGCCTTCCCACATCCAGTCGGCCGACGTCTTCCTCGAAATTTTACCGGGCGACGGGCAACAGCTCAGGCGCTTCAGCCTCTCATCCTGCCACCACCAGACCTTGGACCGGGGCCAGTTCTCCTATGTCCGGCCTTGCGCCACGGTCACCGGGTGCTGCCATTTTTTTAGGGCAAAGGAGTTGGCCTCCAGCGGCGGCTTCGACCTGCGCTACTCCCCGTCACAGTATGACGACCTGGATCATGACATCCGCCTGCTTCTAGCGGGCAAAGTTCCCGTTTACCAAGGGCATTTGGCTGTGAGCCATTTCAAGTCCACGGGCAGCCAAGGGGCACAGGGGCAGGCCCAATACGGAATTGGCTGGGCCAACCAGTACAAACTCCACCAAAAGTTCGAACAGGATGATTTCACCAGGGCTGCCCTGACAGCGGATCAGACCGCCTGGGAAGATGCCCTGGCCAAGTGGCGCGCGAACATGGGGGCATAA